One part of the Rutidosis leptorrhynchoides isolate AG116_Rl617_1_P2 chromosome 1, CSIRO_AGI_Rlap_v1, whole genome shotgun sequence genome encodes these proteins:
- the LOC139886671 gene encoding chromatin modification-related protein EAF1 B-like isoform X2: MLVVNAELDSMGGVGISSTPSLLQSSDLEKTQAELRQTFTAAEKFKREIEFLQKGGDPLDLKPENVASISFQSTSLTDRHPEQLTTSEAKGSFAITASPHGDSVESSGRLGAPSLCEPNSADNLMLLKESGENSVLEMPKKSYKRRIRSRPNRDSSRHVSREFKGLTHDADNQDLNFLLYSNSNPKSANASVTLKKSTSHLGTELDGGPGQQSTLGPVHGPCAAVLDANALQENHLNLPVKSNGQEPKSALMEPKSLGGIAEGHLTDVKNPTNGFENAQDMKSLPDPNKVLDAESSCTQTSQRFGDCNGNALRTNGSVEQNLECANSGAKDSDKILNVDQVYNEGGSALKQEEGLKGPESTKEVGSDAYTDLKTETKPSIVVGPDHCNNRPQGSNETRFHESTLSGRHFADGTEQNECPQDNLKLANKEREDSILEEARIIEAKRKKMVEISVRTFSLERRLKSQWDFVLEEMSWLANDFAQERLWKVTAAAQVSRSVAYASRLRFQQQSSLQKHKEVSHTLAEAVMQFWDMIQAKYKGPESNCLKKDYGVGVEGYAARFLEYNNFQVHWNATQAPGPVDSVSDPCITDCSWEENLTEENLFYYVPPGAVEAYRKAIDSHLLQFERTGSSMQEEVDTSGYDAAADNAFFEDDEGEASAYYMPGVLEGINSTKAAQKRRKNFKIYGPRSYEMGGDASYMQSVERATGTQPSLLNGKRSGSSINVSIPTKRVRTAPRQRIISPFNAGSSGQIQAPNRTDASSGDNISYQDEQSSLHGVSQIQNHMEAESMGDYEKQLQFDSMEVSNRPKKKKKVKHPGSTFENRWQFDSNFQIEQKDHSRRRLDPHQFDSNGSSVASPMNNMSNQNKFMKLLVRDRIRKVKAPKTPVGQLGSGSSWSLFEDQALVVLVHDMGPNWELISDAINSTLQFKCIFRKSKDCKERHKILMDRNTGDGADSADDSGSSQPYPSTLPGIPEGSARQLFQRLQGPMEEDTLKSHFEKIIVIGQKQHYRRMQNDNQDPKQLQQPHSSHAFALSQVCPNNLNNGGHVLTPLELCEAVASSPEVLSVGYQGPHPGGLPPLNHGPMPPVLPSSGSTSSAPSSSNSVHGTNLQSPSAPLNPSHRDGRYGIPRTGSSSTADDQQKIQRYNQMLSARNAQQPGLPRGPHSVTDQGGWMLPAGNGMGVIGGMNRNMKMPRPSSASMHSGPGQGNSMLRPRDPMHMIRPNHNVDQLVSQSGPTQGVPSFSGGPSSSFPNQIPQQPYARPISGQTSPRPHHFQGPTNHYAMRLAKERQLQQQRLLQQQQQQQQFSTSNPLMPHVQQPQESSLPISSPQNSTRSSTPPVPISSMGTPKHSASPHGVARNPQTSGNQIVKQPRPRPSNQFQQMPPQQRQQMPPQQQAKLMKTVRGNMMMNQNLPTDSSLPNGFSGGPSIPDKGLQSGHGNMSPSSPQAADKQSVHQSSLSQTPLQKTLSGQMQKPSHLADNKNNKNHALSVVTSSTSHQQHEPQVKHKISNKKQATTSKKLLVSQKVNTSDQSTSKQDESPMSLSNSSQPSKVVPMPHAPSDDENSTEIPDVPSAADSGNVGTQLSSPQTSRLGIEIEHSGPAMDQDTVHRQSSSDSLPKLTGHDTDVQWQQQQQQPPI, encoded by the exons ATGCTTGTAGTCAATGCTGAGCTCGATTCCATGGGAGGAGTTGGAATATCATCAACACCATCTCTGCTGCAATCATCAGATCTTGAGAAAACTCAAGCAGAACTTAG GCAAACATTCACTGCTGCTGAGAAGTTTAAAAGAGAAATAGAATTTTTGCAAAAA GGTGGAGATCCATTAGACTTGAAACCTGAAAATGTAGCCTCAATTAGCTTCCAGTCCACATCACTGACAGACCGGCATCCTGAACAGTTGACAACAAG TGAAGCAAAAGGTAGTTTTGCAATTACTGCTTCACCCCATGGAGATTCAGTTGAGAGTAGTGGTAGATTAGGGGCTCCTTCATTATGTGAACCAAACAGTGCTGATAATCTCATGCTACTAAAAGAATCAGGCGAAAATTCTGTCCTTGAAATGCCCAAAAAGTCGTATAAACGTAGGATTCGATCTCGACCCAATCGTGATTCATCCCGCCATGTTTCGAGAGAGTTTAAAGGATTGACACATGATGCAGACAATCAAGATCTGAACTTTTTGTTATACTCCAATTCCAACCCTAAAAGTGCTAATGCTAGTGTCACTTTAAAAAAATCTACTAGCCATTTAGGAACTGAGTTAGATGGTGGGCCAGGTCAACAGTCAACCCTTGGGCCTGTTCATGGTCCGTGTGCTGCTGTTTTAGATGCTAATGCTTTACAAGAAAATCACCTTAATCTTCCTGTAAAATCCAATGGTCAGGAGCCTAAATCGGCTTTAATGGAGCCTAAATCGTTAGGGGGTATAGCGGAGGGACATTTAACAGATGTTAAAAATCCAACCAACGGGTTTGAAAATGCACAAGACATGAAAAGTTTACCTGATCCCAATAAGGTATTGGACGCTGAGTCATCATGTACGCAAACCAGTCAACGGTTTGGTGATTGTAATGGAAATGCTTTGCGTACTAATGGGTCAGTGGAACAAAATTTGGAGTGTGCTAATTCAGGTGCAAAAGATAGCGATAAGATATTGAATGTTGATCAGGTTTACAATGAAGGTGGGTCCGCTTTGAAGCAGGAGGAAGGTCTTAAAGGACCTGAATCTACAAAAGAAGTTGGCTCAGATGCATACACTGATTTAAAAACAGAAACAAAACCCAGCATTGTTGTTGGACCCGATCATTGCAATAACAGACCTCAGGGTTCAAATGAGACCCGTTTTCACGAGTCCACATTGTCTGGTAGACATTTTGCTGATGGTACAGAGCAGAATGAATGCCCTCAGGACAATTTGAAATTGGCAAACAAAGAGCGTGAAGATTCAATTTTAGAAGAGGCTCGAATCATAGAG GCGAAGCGTAAGAAGATGGTTGAAATATCTGTCAGAACGTTCTCTCTGGAAAGACGATTAAAATCTCAATGGGATTTTGTCCTTGAGGAAATGTCTTGGCTGGCTAATGATTTTGCACAG GAGCGCCTTTGGAAGGTTACTGCAGCTGCTCAAGTATCGCGAAGTGTTGCGTATGCTTCTCGGTTAAGATTTCAACAGCAAAGTTCACTACAGAAGCATAAAGAAGTGTCTCATACTTTGGCAGAAGCTGTCATGCAGTTCTGGGACATGATACAG GCCAAATACAAGGGACCAGAGTCAAACTGCCTTAAAAAGGATTATGGAGTTGGGGTTGAGGGTTATGCAGCAAGGTTTTTGGAGTATAACAACTTTCAAGTTCATTGGAACGCAACTCAAGCACCTGGTCCTGTTGATAGTGTATCTGATCCATGCATCACGGACTGTTCATGGGAGGAAAATTTGACAGAA GAGAACCTTTTCTACTATGTACCACCTGGTGCAGTCGAGGCCTATAGAAAGGCTATCGATTCTCACTTGCTACAGTTTGAG AGAACTGGAAGTAGCATGCAAGAGGAAGTGGATACTTCTGGCTATGATGCTGCTGCAG ATAATGCATTTTTTGAAGATGATGAGGGAGAAGCAAGCGCATATTATATGCCAGGTGTTTTGGAAGGTATCAATTCGACAAAAGCTGCTCAAAAAAGAAGGAAAAACTTCAAAATATATGGTCCAAGATCATATGAGATGGGAGGTGATGCATCATACATGCAATCTGTTGAAAGGGCTACAGGAACTCAACCTTCGTTGTTGAATGGAAAACGATCAGGCAGCAGTATAAATGTTTCAATTCCAACAAAACGTGTGCGTACTGCACCCAGACAGAGGATTATAAGTCCGTTCAATGCAGGATCTTCGGGTCAAATACAGGCACCAAACAGAACAGATGCTTCAAGTGGTGATAACATATCTTATCAGGATGAGCAAAGTAGTTTACATGGCGTGTCTCAAATACAGAACCATATGGAAGCTGAATCAATGGGTGACTATGAAAAACAGTTACAGTTTGATTCCATGGAAGTATCAAATAGacctaaaaagaaaaagaaagtaaAGCATCCT GGGTCCACTTTCGAGAACAGATGGCAATTTGATTCAAATTTTCAAATTGAGCAG AAGGATCACTCAAGACGGAGACTCGATCCACATCAATTCGACTCCAATGGAAGTAGTG TGGCTTCTCCTATGAATAATATGTCCAACCAAAATAAGTTCATGAAATTACTTGTGCGTGATCGCATTAGGAAGGTCAAAGCACCTAAG ACCCCTGTTGGGCAACTAGGTTCAGGAAGTTCTTGGTCGTTATTTGAAGACCAG GCCCTTGTCGTACTGGTACATGATATGGGTCCGAATTGGGAGCTTATAAGTGATGCCATTAACAGCACTTTGCAATTCAAG TGCATCTTCCGAAAATCCAAAGATTGCAAAGAACGGCACAAAATCTTAATGGATCGGAATACTGGTGATGGTGCTGACAGTGCTGATGATTCAGGGTCGTCTCAACCGTATCCATCTACTTTACCTGGCATTCCAGAG GGCAGTGCAAGGCAATTGTTTCAACGGTTGCAGGGACCAATGGAAGAGGATACACTCAAATCTCATTTTGAAAAAATTATTGTGATTGGACAGAAACAACATTACAGACGGATGCAG AATGATAATCAGGATCCAAAACAGTTGCAGCAGCCTCATAGTTCTCATGCATTTGCTCTTTCCCAAGTTTGCCCAAATAACCTTAATAATGGGGGCCATGTTCTTAC GCCTCTTGAACTATGTGAAGCAGTGGCATCCAGCCCTGAGGTTCTTTCTGTTGGCTATCAAGGTCCTCATCCTGGTGGCTTACCACCCCTAAACCATGGTCCTATGCCACCGGTGCTTCCCAGTTCTGGTTCAACCTCCTCAGCACCCAGTTCTTCCAATTCGGTTCATGGCACTAACCTTCAGTCTCCATCTGCACCACTTAATCCGTCTCATAG AGATGGAAGATATGGGATCCCGAGGACAGGGTCGTCATCAACAGCTGATGACCAACAAAAAATACAACGTTACAACCAAATGTTATCTGCAAGAAATGCTCAGCAGCCCGGTTTGCCACGTGGACCACATTCAGTAACTGATCAGGGTGGTTGGATGTTACCTGCTGGAAACGGTATGGGCGTTATCGGTGGGATGAACCGAAACATGAAGATGCCTAGACCAAGCTCTGCCAGTATGCACTCGGGGCCCGGTCAAGGAAACTCGATGCTGCGGCCACGCGATCCTATGCATATGATCAGG CCCAACCACAACGTCGACCAACTAGTCTCACAAAGTGGGCCTACTCAAGGTGTTCCTTCATTTTCTGGTGGACCAAGTTCATCGTTCCCTAATCAAATCCCCCAACAGCCGTACGCACGTCCAATTTCTGGCCAAACTTCACCACGTCCACATCATTTTCAGGGACCCACAAATCATTATGCAATGAGATTAGCTAAAGAGAGACAACTTCAGCAACAGCGGCTActgcaacaacagcagcagcagcagcaatttTCAACGTCCAATCCCTTGATGCCACATGTACAGCAACCACAAGAGTCATCACTTCCCATTTCGTCCCCACAAAATAGTACACGATCTTCTACTCCACCTGTGCCAATTTCATCTATGGGGACACCAAAACATTCTGCGTCACCTCATGGGGTTGCGAGGAACCCTCAAACGAGTGGCAACCAAATCGTAAAGCAGCCGAGACCACGTCCGTCAAATCAGTTTCAACAGATGCCACCTCAGCAACGGCAACAGATGCCACCTCAGCAGCAAGCTAAGCTTATGAAAACTGTTAGGGGAAATATGATGATGAATCAGAATCTTCCTACGGATTCGTCCCTACCGAATGGGTTTTCAGGGGGCCCATCTATCCCAGATAAAGGTCTGCAAAGTGGTCATGGAAACATGTCTCCTAGTTCACCTCAGGCTGCTGACAAGCAATCTGTACATCAATCTTCTTTATCTCAAACACCCCTGCAGAAGACGTTATCTGGTCAAATGCAAAAGCCTTCGCATTTGGCTGATAATAAGAACAATAAAAATCATGCTTTATCTGTAGTTACATCAAGTACCAGCCACCAACAACATGAACCGCAGGTGAAGCACAAGATATCGAATAAAAAACAAGCTACTACATCTAAAAAATTGTTGGTTAGTCAGAAAGTCAACACATCTGATCAGTCTACAAGCAAGCAAGATGAGTCACCCATGTCTCTTAGCAATTCCTCTCAGCCAAGTAAAGTTGTTCCGATGCCTCATGCACCTTCTGATGATGAAAATAGTACTGAAATACCTGATGTACCTTCGGCTGCTGATTCAGGTAATGTGGGAACACAGTTGAGTTCACCACAAACAAGCCGTTTAGGGATAGAGATTGAACATTCTGGACCAGCCATGGACCAAGATACGGTTCATAGGCAGTCTTCATCAGATAGCTTGCCTAAGCTTACCGGGCACGACACAGATGTACaatggcagcagcagcagcagcaacctcCTATATAA
- the LOC139886671 gene encoding chromatin modification-related protein EAF1 B-like isoform X1, with protein sequence MLVVNAELDSMGGVGISSTPSLLQSSDLEKTQAELRQTFTAAEKFKREIEFLQKGGDPLDLKPENVASISFQSTSLTDRHPEQLTTSEAKGSFAITASPHGDSVESSGRLGAPSLCEPNSADNLMLLKESGENSVLEMPKKSYKRRIRSRPNRDSSRHVSREFKGLTHDADNQDLNFLLYSNSNPKSANASVTLKKSTSHLGTELDGGPGQQSTLGPVHGPCAAVLDANALQENHLNLPVKSNGQEPKSALMEPKSLGGIAEGHLTDVKNPTNGFENAQDMKSLPDPNKVLDAESSCTQTSQRFGDCNGNALRTNGSVEQNLECANSGAKDSDKILNVDQVYNEGGSALKQEEGLKGPESTKEVGSDAYTDLKTETKPSIVVGPDHCNNRPQGSNETRFHESTLSGRHFADGTEQNECPQDNLKLANKEREDSILEEARIIEAKRKKMVEISVRTFSLERRLKSQWDFVLEEMSWLANDFAQERLWKVTAAAQVSRSVAYASRLRFQQQSSLQKHKEVSHTLAEAVMQFWDMIQAKYKGPESNCLKKDYGVGVEGYAARFLEYNNFQVHWNATQAPGPVDSVSDPCITDCSWEENLTEENLFYYVPPGAVEAYRKAIDSHLLQFERTGSSMQEEVDTSGYDAAADNAFFEDDEGEASAYYMPGVLEGINSTKAAQKRRKNFKIYGPRSYEMGGDASYMQSVERATGTQPSLLNGKRSGSSINVSIPTKRVRTAPRQRIISPFNAGSSGQIQAPNRTDASSGDNISYQDEQSSLHGVSQIQNHMEAESMGDYEKQLQFDSMEVSNRPKKKKKVKHPGSTFENRWQFDSNFQIEQKDHSRRRLDPHQFDSNGSSVASPMNNMSNQNKFMKLLVRDRIRKVKAPKQTPVGQLGSGSSWSLFEDQALVVLVHDMGPNWELISDAINSTLQFKCIFRKSKDCKERHKILMDRNTGDGADSADDSGSSQPYPSTLPGIPEGSARQLFQRLQGPMEEDTLKSHFEKIIVIGQKQHYRRMQNDNQDPKQLQQPHSSHAFALSQVCPNNLNNGGHVLTPLELCEAVASSPEVLSVGYQGPHPGGLPPLNHGPMPPVLPSSGSTSSAPSSSNSVHGTNLQSPSAPLNPSHRDGRYGIPRTGSSSTADDQQKIQRYNQMLSARNAQQPGLPRGPHSVTDQGGWMLPAGNGMGVIGGMNRNMKMPRPSSASMHSGPGQGNSMLRPRDPMHMIRPNHNVDQLVSQSGPTQGVPSFSGGPSSSFPNQIPQQPYARPISGQTSPRPHHFQGPTNHYAMRLAKERQLQQQRLLQQQQQQQQFSTSNPLMPHVQQPQESSLPISSPQNSTRSSTPPVPISSMGTPKHSASPHGVARNPQTSGNQIVKQPRPRPSNQFQQMPPQQRQQMPPQQQAKLMKTVRGNMMMNQNLPTDSSLPNGFSGGPSIPDKGLQSGHGNMSPSSPQAADKQSVHQSSLSQTPLQKTLSGQMQKPSHLADNKNNKNHALSVVTSSTSHQQHEPQVKHKISNKKQATTSKKLLVSQKVNTSDQSTSKQDESPMSLSNSSQPSKVVPMPHAPSDDENSTEIPDVPSAADSGNVGTQLSSPQTSRLGIEIEHSGPAMDQDTVHRQSSSDSLPKLTGHDTDVQWQQQQQQPPI encoded by the exons ATGCTTGTAGTCAATGCTGAGCTCGATTCCATGGGAGGAGTTGGAATATCATCAACACCATCTCTGCTGCAATCATCAGATCTTGAGAAAACTCAAGCAGAACTTAG GCAAACATTCACTGCTGCTGAGAAGTTTAAAAGAGAAATAGAATTTTTGCAAAAA GGTGGAGATCCATTAGACTTGAAACCTGAAAATGTAGCCTCAATTAGCTTCCAGTCCACATCACTGACAGACCGGCATCCTGAACAGTTGACAACAAG TGAAGCAAAAGGTAGTTTTGCAATTACTGCTTCACCCCATGGAGATTCAGTTGAGAGTAGTGGTAGATTAGGGGCTCCTTCATTATGTGAACCAAACAGTGCTGATAATCTCATGCTACTAAAAGAATCAGGCGAAAATTCTGTCCTTGAAATGCCCAAAAAGTCGTATAAACGTAGGATTCGATCTCGACCCAATCGTGATTCATCCCGCCATGTTTCGAGAGAGTTTAAAGGATTGACACATGATGCAGACAATCAAGATCTGAACTTTTTGTTATACTCCAATTCCAACCCTAAAAGTGCTAATGCTAGTGTCACTTTAAAAAAATCTACTAGCCATTTAGGAACTGAGTTAGATGGTGGGCCAGGTCAACAGTCAACCCTTGGGCCTGTTCATGGTCCGTGTGCTGCTGTTTTAGATGCTAATGCTTTACAAGAAAATCACCTTAATCTTCCTGTAAAATCCAATGGTCAGGAGCCTAAATCGGCTTTAATGGAGCCTAAATCGTTAGGGGGTATAGCGGAGGGACATTTAACAGATGTTAAAAATCCAACCAACGGGTTTGAAAATGCACAAGACATGAAAAGTTTACCTGATCCCAATAAGGTATTGGACGCTGAGTCATCATGTACGCAAACCAGTCAACGGTTTGGTGATTGTAATGGAAATGCTTTGCGTACTAATGGGTCAGTGGAACAAAATTTGGAGTGTGCTAATTCAGGTGCAAAAGATAGCGATAAGATATTGAATGTTGATCAGGTTTACAATGAAGGTGGGTCCGCTTTGAAGCAGGAGGAAGGTCTTAAAGGACCTGAATCTACAAAAGAAGTTGGCTCAGATGCATACACTGATTTAAAAACAGAAACAAAACCCAGCATTGTTGTTGGACCCGATCATTGCAATAACAGACCTCAGGGTTCAAATGAGACCCGTTTTCACGAGTCCACATTGTCTGGTAGACATTTTGCTGATGGTACAGAGCAGAATGAATGCCCTCAGGACAATTTGAAATTGGCAAACAAAGAGCGTGAAGATTCAATTTTAGAAGAGGCTCGAATCATAGAG GCGAAGCGTAAGAAGATGGTTGAAATATCTGTCAGAACGTTCTCTCTGGAAAGACGATTAAAATCTCAATGGGATTTTGTCCTTGAGGAAATGTCTTGGCTGGCTAATGATTTTGCACAG GAGCGCCTTTGGAAGGTTACTGCAGCTGCTCAAGTATCGCGAAGTGTTGCGTATGCTTCTCGGTTAAGATTTCAACAGCAAAGTTCACTACAGAAGCATAAAGAAGTGTCTCATACTTTGGCAGAAGCTGTCATGCAGTTCTGGGACATGATACAG GCCAAATACAAGGGACCAGAGTCAAACTGCCTTAAAAAGGATTATGGAGTTGGGGTTGAGGGTTATGCAGCAAGGTTTTTGGAGTATAACAACTTTCAAGTTCATTGGAACGCAACTCAAGCACCTGGTCCTGTTGATAGTGTATCTGATCCATGCATCACGGACTGTTCATGGGAGGAAAATTTGACAGAA GAGAACCTTTTCTACTATGTACCACCTGGTGCAGTCGAGGCCTATAGAAAGGCTATCGATTCTCACTTGCTACAGTTTGAG AGAACTGGAAGTAGCATGCAAGAGGAAGTGGATACTTCTGGCTATGATGCTGCTGCAG ATAATGCATTTTTTGAAGATGATGAGGGAGAAGCAAGCGCATATTATATGCCAGGTGTTTTGGAAGGTATCAATTCGACAAAAGCTGCTCAAAAAAGAAGGAAAAACTTCAAAATATATGGTCCAAGATCATATGAGATGGGAGGTGATGCATCATACATGCAATCTGTTGAAAGGGCTACAGGAACTCAACCTTCGTTGTTGAATGGAAAACGATCAGGCAGCAGTATAAATGTTTCAATTCCAACAAAACGTGTGCGTACTGCACCCAGACAGAGGATTATAAGTCCGTTCAATGCAGGATCTTCGGGTCAAATACAGGCACCAAACAGAACAGATGCTTCAAGTGGTGATAACATATCTTATCAGGATGAGCAAAGTAGTTTACATGGCGTGTCTCAAATACAGAACCATATGGAAGCTGAATCAATGGGTGACTATGAAAAACAGTTACAGTTTGATTCCATGGAAGTATCAAATAGacctaaaaagaaaaagaaagtaaAGCATCCT GGGTCCACTTTCGAGAACAGATGGCAATTTGATTCAAATTTTCAAATTGAGCAG AAGGATCACTCAAGACGGAGACTCGATCCACATCAATTCGACTCCAATGGAAGTAGTG TGGCTTCTCCTATGAATAATATGTCCAACCAAAATAAGTTCATGAAATTACTTGTGCGTGATCGCATTAGGAAGGTCAAAGCACCTAAG CAGACCCCTGTTGGGCAACTAGGTTCAGGAAGTTCTTGGTCGTTATTTGAAGACCAG GCCCTTGTCGTACTGGTACATGATATGGGTCCGAATTGGGAGCTTATAAGTGATGCCATTAACAGCACTTTGCAATTCAAG TGCATCTTCCGAAAATCCAAAGATTGCAAAGAACGGCACAAAATCTTAATGGATCGGAATACTGGTGATGGTGCTGACAGTGCTGATGATTCAGGGTCGTCTCAACCGTATCCATCTACTTTACCTGGCATTCCAGAG GGCAGTGCAAGGCAATTGTTTCAACGGTTGCAGGGACCAATGGAAGAGGATACACTCAAATCTCATTTTGAAAAAATTATTGTGATTGGACAGAAACAACATTACAGACGGATGCAG AATGATAATCAGGATCCAAAACAGTTGCAGCAGCCTCATAGTTCTCATGCATTTGCTCTTTCCCAAGTTTGCCCAAATAACCTTAATAATGGGGGCCATGTTCTTAC GCCTCTTGAACTATGTGAAGCAGTGGCATCCAGCCCTGAGGTTCTTTCTGTTGGCTATCAAGGTCCTCATCCTGGTGGCTTACCACCCCTAAACCATGGTCCTATGCCACCGGTGCTTCCCAGTTCTGGTTCAACCTCCTCAGCACCCAGTTCTTCCAATTCGGTTCATGGCACTAACCTTCAGTCTCCATCTGCACCACTTAATCCGTCTCATAG AGATGGAAGATATGGGATCCCGAGGACAGGGTCGTCATCAACAGCTGATGACCAACAAAAAATACAACGTTACAACCAAATGTTATCTGCAAGAAATGCTCAGCAGCCCGGTTTGCCACGTGGACCACATTCAGTAACTGATCAGGGTGGTTGGATGTTACCTGCTGGAAACGGTATGGGCGTTATCGGTGGGATGAACCGAAACATGAAGATGCCTAGACCAAGCTCTGCCAGTATGCACTCGGGGCCCGGTCAAGGAAACTCGATGCTGCGGCCACGCGATCCTATGCATATGATCAGG CCCAACCACAACGTCGACCAACTAGTCTCACAAAGTGGGCCTACTCAAGGTGTTCCTTCATTTTCTGGTGGACCAAGTTCATCGTTCCCTAATCAAATCCCCCAACAGCCGTACGCACGTCCAATTTCTGGCCAAACTTCACCACGTCCACATCATTTTCAGGGACCCACAAATCATTATGCAATGAGATTAGCTAAAGAGAGACAACTTCAGCAACAGCGGCTActgcaacaacagcagcagcagcagcaatttTCAACGTCCAATCCCTTGATGCCACATGTACAGCAACCACAAGAGTCATCACTTCCCATTTCGTCCCCACAAAATAGTACACGATCTTCTACTCCACCTGTGCCAATTTCATCTATGGGGACACCAAAACATTCTGCGTCACCTCATGGGGTTGCGAGGAACCCTCAAACGAGTGGCAACCAAATCGTAAAGCAGCCGAGACCACGTCCGTCAAATCAGTTTCAACAGATGCCACCTCAGCAACGGCAACAGATGCCACCTCAGCAGCAAGCTAAGCTTATGAAAACTGTTAGGGGAAATATGATGATGAATCAGAATCTTCCTACGGATTCGTCCCTACCGAATGGGTTTTCAGGGGGCCCATCTATCCCAGATAAAGGTCTGCAAAGTGGTCATGGAAACATGTCTCCTAGTTCACCTCAGGCTGCTGACAAGCAATCTGTACATCAATCTTCTTTATCTCAAACACCCCTGCAGAAGACGTTATCTGGTCAAATGCAAAAGCCTTCGCATTTGGCTGATAATAAGAACAATAAAAATCATGCTTTATCTGTAGTTACATCAAGTACCAGCCACCAACAACATGAACCGCAGGTGAAGCACAAGATATCGAATAAAAAACAAGCTACTACATCTAAAAAATTGTTGGTTAGTCAGAAAGTCAACACATCTGATCAGTCTACAAGCAAGCAAGATGAGTCACCCATGTCTCTTAGCAATTCCTCTCAGCCAAGTAAAGTTGTTCCGATGCCTCATGCACCTTCTGATGATGAAAATAGTACTGAAATACCTGATGTACCTTCGGCTGCTGATTCAGGTAATGTGGGAACACAGTTGAGTTCACCACAAACAAGCCGTTTAGGGATAGAGATTGAACATTCTGGACCAGCCATGGACCAAGATACGGTTCATAGGCAGTCTTCATCAGATAGCTTGCCTAAGCTTACCGGGCACGACACAGATGTACaatggcagcagcagcagcagcaacctcCTATATAA